From Coraliomargarita sinensis:
CCCATAGGCGGTAAAGAGTTGAAGCCCGATCTTCACCCAATCAAGCGAGTTGCCCAACTGGTCCAACATGGCGAGAGCCTCTTCTCTGGTTTCCAGATCGAGGGCGAGAATAAGCTGGCATGGCTTCCGGTTTGTCATGGCAGTTAAGTTAGCGTGGCCCCTACGTATTTGGCAAAGTGCAAAAGTCGAAATTTTCATGGCGGCCAACCATTTTCCGGTTTTACTCGATTCGGTGAACGAAACTGGAGAAGAAAGCCATGACTGGTTAAAGCTGTCCGCGCCGGCGAAGGTTAATCTGATGCTGTCCGTGCACGGGCGCCGGCCGGATGGATTCCACGAACTGACTTCTTTGGTGGCAGCGCTTGAATTCGGTGACGAGCTGGAGATTCGCCGCAACGGACGAGAGCAGGATACCTTGCTTAGTGAAGGAGAGGACGTTCCGCAGGATGATACGAATCTTGTCCTTCAGGCGGCACGGCTCTTCCGCCGGGAGTGCGCTCATGAGCAATATTTCGATTTCAGGCTGAACAAGCAGATCCCCGTCGGTGCCGGTTTGGGCGGGGGCAGCAGCGACGCGGTGGCGGCTCTCAAAGGGATGAATGCTCTACTCGAAACCGGATTCAGCCGGGAAAAAATCCGGGAGATGGCATCCACACTCGGTTCGGACTGTCCTTTTTTTGTCGATGCGACACCCTCTCTCATGCGCGGCCGGGGCGAAGTACTT
This genomic window contains:
- the ispE gene encoding 4-(cytidine 5'-diphospho)-2-C-methyl-D-erythritol kinase, producing the protein MAANHFPVLLDSVNETGEESHDWLKLSAPAKVNLMLSVHGRRPDGFHELTSLVAALEFGDELEIRRNGREQDTLLSEGEDVPQDDTNLVLQAARLFRRECAHEQYFDFRLNKQIPVGAGLGGGSSDAVAALKGMNALLETGFSREKIREMASTLGSDCPFFVDATPSLMRGRGEVLEPIDPYLFNRLAGQRLVLFRPDFGINTAWAYGRLASMPELYEGHAIAETRLREFSRRGNWDDMLANVFEEIVGEKFLAIPSLLEILGKRGYKCMMSGSGSACFALVDGKEQALEIKEVCQECWGPNIFWVETSLTEQKM